The Malus domestica chromosome 06, GDT2T_hap1 genome has a segment encoding these proteins:
- the LOC103436667 gene encoding uncharacterized protein: MTAGVDVHLDACESEVSKGEVVNVNVGNGNGNGNGNQSDNGFSKDDTDTDGSYVFVTGSDAIVSQDPVESDPNRSVVQNNGSVVLHSEAQKDNSQSHFLNKAAAQAPHLNDGEVVVSDGAETDKDPEVADEVPVKDASRDLGQERGHDSMPTPTLSLDDQVVGDPVSKEATADGLPACHAHEQNGSSEDGHASSATVIFEDDYLQDATKPATQVVNGCASDQSSGDGLPNAHVPLVTNDSVDAPEENNGSCENADSLEKVAVENGESFSTVADNDIIGDQKAENGVSPPTEDVSTCAVDDVSPELDAVKLTEKSSEVPNPCPLVHSDSEIEAERGPVIDDTQSSSPPNDAISEPNSKSEIELEIGPVVDDTLSSFPPNDTISKEPHPKSEVESERALVVDDTLSSFPPNDARSEEPTSKSEVESESAPVVDDTLPSFPPNDEMSEESNSKAGVEYESAPLVDDTPPSFPPNDAVSEEPNSKSEVESESVLVVDDNLPSLPTNDAISEEPISKAEVESESQPVVDDTSSFPPNGAISEETKSNSEVESECLLVADDTLSNFPPNDAISEEPISKSEVESESVLILDETLSSFTPNDTISEHNSKSEIELESVPNEDDTLSSFTADGAISDPKTSHDSVDVDAGLSNLEVECVASPPLSVSDNNANEASYPAKPDIDEKLASEVQSTSALTSRAIPDDEVNTSESTILNDSFVENGTFVENGRPLTSNLDDVKIESDVNSTHQEVERTGGILGSEPSASSGEVSTADAVEGQNKGAEVEKRPFYFLIRIPRYDDENLKEEIKQAQLHVEEKTKSRDAIRSKIQMKRATCKEYFDKFEAARSEERAARDLFKAKRKEMDSVQLMINKVKNAISIEDLDYKIRNMEHSMEHETLPLKEEKQFIREIKQLKQLREQLSSSLGKQDEVQEALDQKDHVEQSSKVLRKEMDLLRENLLKAEAVTQVAKKKFNEENNMLNEILYQFRAADDIRQEAYAHLQGLRKKQYEKNKYFWRYKDDAKAANNLALSGDREQLQRLCINQVETVMELWNNNDDFRKEYLRCNNRSTLRRLRTSDGRSLGPDEEPPVIPDIVRATKNNLATVVSTPEQPKQVAPEEAEQPDDISSMKVVQQKNEIAKMKKPVKSASSEIIPETASERDNFEEEKVEVPKLTKEEEELARKTEELRKEEAEARLREQRRLEEKAKAKEAQERKKRTAEKAQARAAIRAQKEAEEKEKEREKRNRKKERKMATTTKATNDISEVECASEPSSEAPTEIPKEPETREKPVTVTKRSQKSSQLTKQTKVKSMPLPLRNRSKRRMQPWMWAVAAIVLIFALFLLGNGGSSYFKATLEKFF, translated from the exons ATGACGGCCGGCGTGGATGTGCACCTTGATGCCTGTGAATCAGAGGTGTCCAAAGGCGAGGTTGTCAATGTCAATGTTGGGAATGGGAATGGGAATGGGAATGGGAATCAGAGCGACAACGGTTTTTCTAAGGACGACACCGACACTGACGGCTCTTATGTCTTTGTGACCGGGAGTGATGCCATTGTTTCCCAAGACCCTGTCGAGTCTGATCCAAACAGAAGCGTTGTTCAGAACAATGGCAGTGTTGTTCTTCACTCGGAGGCTCAAAAGGACAATTCCCAATCTCATTTCCTCAACAAGGCTGCCGCACAAGCCCCACATCTCAATGACGGGGAGGTGGTGGTCTCTGACGGAGCAGAGACTGATAAGGATCCAGAAGTAGCCGACGAGGTGCCCGTGAAAGATGCTTCGAGGGATCTAGGCCAAGAGAGGGGGCATGATTCAATGCCAACCCCAACCCTGTCGTTGGATGACCAAGTTGTGGGTGATCCCGTGTCCAAGGAAGCTACTGCAGACGGCTTGCCTGCTTGTCATGCTCATGAACAGAATGGATCTTCTGAAGATGGCCACGCCTCGTCTGCCACAGTAATTTTTGAAGATGACTATCTCCAGGATGCGACGAAGCCAGCTACTCAAGTTGTCAACGGCTGTGCCTCTGATCAAAGTAGTGGAGATGGCTTGCCGAATGCTCATGTGCCTCTAGTTACAAATGACTCGGTTGATGCACCTGAAGAGAATAATGGATCGTGTGAAAATGCTGATAGTTTGGAGAAAGTAGCtgttgaaaatggtgaaagctTTTCAACTGTTGCTGATAATGATATAATAGGAGATCAAAAGgctgagaatggggtttctccacCTACGGAAGATGTTTCAACTTGCGCTGTTGATGACGTGAGTCCAGAGCTTGATGCTGTAAAGTTAACTGAGAAGAGTAGTGAAGTCCCCAATCCTTGCCCCCTTGTGCATTCAGACTCAGAAATTGAAGCTGAGAGGGGACCCGTTATAGATGATACACAGTCAAGTTCCCCACCTAATGATGCAATATCAGAACCCAATTCAAAATCAGAAATTGAATTGGAGATTGGGCCCGTTGTAGATGATACTCTGTCAAGTTTCCCACCTAATGATACTATATCAAAAGAACCCCATCCAAAATCAGAAGTTGAATCTGAGAGAGCCCTAGTTGTCGATGATACTCTGTCAAGTTTCCCACCAAATGATGCAAGATCAGAGGAACCCACTTCAAAATCAGAAGTTGAATCAGAAAGTGCACCTGTTGTAGATGATACTCTGCCAAGTTTCCCACCCAATGATGAAATGTCAGAAGAATCCAATTCAAAAGCAGGAGTTGAATATGAAAGTGCGCCCCTTGTGGATGATACTCCACCAAGTTTCCCACCAAATGATGCAGTATCAGAAGAACCAAATTCAAAATCTGAAGTTGAATCTGAAAGTGTGCTCGTTGTAGATGATAATCTGCCAAGTCTCCCAACCAATGATGCAATATCAGAAGAACCCATTTCAaaagcagaagttgaatctGAGAGTCAGCCAGTTGTGGATGATACCTCAAGTTTCCCACCGAATGGTGCAATATCGGAAGAAACCAAATCAAACTCAGAAGTTGAATCTGAGTGTCTGCTCGTTGCAGATGATACTTTGTCAAATTTCCCACCAAATGATGCAATATCAGAAGAACCCATTTCAAAATCAGAAGTTGAATCTGAAAGTGTGCTCATTCTAGATGAAACCCTGTCAAGTTTCACACCTAATGACACGATATCAGAACACAATTCAAAATCAGAAATAGAATTGGAGAGTGTTCCCAATGAAGATGATACTCTGTCAAGTTTCACAGCAGATGGTGCAATATCAGATCCCAAGACCAGCCATGATTCTGTTGATGTAGATGCTGGTTTGTCAAATTTGGAGGTTGAATGTGTTGCCAGCCCTCCTTTATCTGTTTCTGACAACAATGCAAATGAAGCTAGCTATCCTGCTAAGCCAGATATTGATGAAAAGCTAGCGTCTGAAGTTCAGAGTACATCTGCTCTGACAAGCAGAGCTATCCCCGATGATGAAGTCAACACATCTGAATCCACAATTCTGAATGACTCTTTTGTTGAGAATGGCACTTTTGTGGAGAATGGAAGGCCGCTAACTAGCAACCTGGATGATGTTAAAATTGAAAGTGATGTTAATTCAACACATCAAGAAGTGGAGCGCACTGGCGGAATTCTTGGATCTGAACCCTCAGCTTCTTCTGGGGAAGTTTCCACTGCTGATGCTGTGGAAGGGCAGAATAAGGGTGCTGAGGTAGAAAAAAGGCCGTTCTACTTCTTGATAAGGATTCCAAGATATGATgatgaaaatttaaaagaaGAGATTAAACAGGCTCAGTTACATGTTGAAGAAAAAACTAAAAGCCGGGATGCTATTCGTTCCAAAATCCAAATGAAAAGG GCTACTTGTAAGGAGTATTTCGATAAATTTGAAGCTGCCAGATCTGAAGAGAGAGCTGCACGAGACCTGTTTAAGGCCAAGCGCAAGGAAATGGATTCTGTTCAATTAATGATTAACAAAGTGAAGAATGCAATCTCTATTGAGGATTTGGATTATAAA ATACGCAATATGGAACACAGTATGGAGCATGAGACCTTGCCTTTGAAGGAAGAAAAGCAATTTATTCGAGAAATTAAGCAACTGAAGCAACTTCGTGAACAGCTCTCTTCTAGCCTGGGTAAGCAGGATGAAGTTCAAGAAGCTTTAGACCAGAAAGACCATGTTGAACAGAGCTCAAAG GTTCTGAGGAAGGAAATGGATCTACTCAGAGAAAATCTTCTCAAAGCAGAGGCAGTCACTCAAGTTGCTAAGAAGAAATTTAATGAAGAAAATAATATGCTGAACGAAATACTTTATCAGTTTAGAGCTGCAGATGACATTCGTCAAGAAGCATATGCACATTTACAGGGTTTGAGGAAAAAACAATATGAAAAG AACAAATACTTTTGGAGGTACAAGGATGATGCGAAGGCTGCTAATAATCTGGCACTGAGCGGAGATAGGGAACAATTACAACGTTTGTGTATCAATCAG gtGGAAACAGTTATGGAACTCTGGAATAATAATGATGATTTCCGGAAAGAATACTTGAGATGTAACAACAGGAGTACATTAAGGAGGTTGAGAACCTCAGATGGGCGCTCTCTTGGTCCTGATGAGGAGCCCCCTGTAATACCTGATATCGTAAGAGCAACCAAGAATAATTTGGCAACAGTGGTTTCCACTCCTGAACAACCAAAGCAAGTTGCCCCTGAGGAGGCTGAACAACCAGATGACATATCTTCAATGAAGGTTGTTCAACAGAAAAATGAGATAGCTAAAATGAAGAAGCCTGTGAAATCCGCTTCCTCAGAAATTATCCCAGAAACTGCTTCTGAAAGAGACAATTTTGAAGAGGAAAAGGTAGAAGTCCCTAAATTAacaaaggaggaagaagagttGGCCAGAAAGACAGAAGAATTGAGAAAGGAAGAAGCAGAAGCTAGGTTGAGAGAGCAGCGTAGACTGGAGGAGAAGGCCAAAGCTAAGGAAGCACAGGAGAGGAAAAAAAGAACAGCGGAGAAGGCCCAAGCCAGAGCTGCCATAAGAGCACAGAAGGAAGCGGAGGAGAAAGAGAAG GAAAGGGAGAAGAGGAATaggaagaaggaaagaaagatgGCGACTACAACAAAGGCTACAAATGATATTAGTGAAGTAGAATGTGCTTCAGAACCAAGCTCAGAGGCACCAACTGAAATTCCTAAGGAGCCTGAAACTAGAGAGAAACCGGTGACAGTAACAAAGAGGTCTCAGAAATCATCGCAGTTGACAAAGCAAACCAAGGTAAAATCCATGCCTCTGCCTCTTCGCAACCGCAGTAAGAGAAGGATGCAGCCTTGGATGTGGGCTGTAGCGGCAATTGTGCTCATCTTTGCCTTGTTTTTGCTGGGCAATGGAGGCAGCTCCTATTTTAAAGCTACGCTGGAAAAGTTTTTCTGA